A single genomic interval of Rhododendron vialii isolate Sample 1 chromosome 3a, ASM3025357v1 harbors:
- the LOC131319277 gene encoding GTP-binding protein ERG-like has protein sequence MKALRSLRTLALLPSPSKPPRTHLNSPLLHRLYAAPHQNDAVATTSDDESGENTFDSTQYTLPNKGFDSVTSNPTWDEKYREKADRAVFGEETNVRNLVKEEERKRRAAALARALLEAALDRPDEDKEEEEEGDLVVKEEDQKSLSVGIIGAPNAGKSALTNYMVGTKVAAVSRKTHTTTHEVLGVVTKGNTQICFFDTPGITQRRIGYAYKEDIKVRVESAWSSVDLYDVVVVIFDVHRHLSRPDARVITLIKRMGSLVNPKQKRVLCMNKVDLVEKKRDLLKVAEQFKDLPGYERYFMISGLKGSGVKDLTQYLMEQAVKRPWDEDPFTMSEEVMKTISLETVREKLLDHIHQEIPYDIEHRLVDWKELRDGSLRVEQHLITQKMGQRKILVGKNGSKIGRIGIEANEELRSIFKRNVHLILQVRLK, from the exons ATGAAAGCACTGAGATCGCTTAGAACACTCGCCCTCCTTCCTTCTCCTTCCAAACCCCCCAGAACCCATCTCAATTCACCCCTTCTTCACCGCTTATACGCTGCCCCTCACCAAAACGACGCCGTTGCCACCACCTCAGATGACGAGAGTGGTGAAAATACATTTGACAGTACCCAATACACATTACCCAACAAGGGTTTTGATTCAGTAACTTCAAATCCGACTTGGGATGAGAAGTATAGGGAGAAAGCGGATCGAGCGGTATTCGGAGAGGAAACCAACGTTAGGAATTTGGTGAAGGAAGAGGAGAGGAAGCGACGGGCGGCTGCGCTTGCCAGGGCTTTGCTTGAGGCGGCGTTAGACCGGCCGGATGAGGacaaggaggaagaggaggagggggatTTGGTGGTGAAGGAAGAGGATCAGAAGTCATTGTCTGTTGGCATCATCGGAGCGCCCAATGCGGGGAAGTCAGCCTTGACTAATTACATG GTTGGGACAAAGGTTGCTGCTGTTTCTCGCAAGACACACACAACTACTCATGAAGTATTAGGAGTGGTGACGAAAGGAAATACCCAAATT TGTTTTTTTGACACTCCAGGAATTACTCAACGGAGGATAGGTTATGCTTATAAGGAGGACATCAAAGTTCGTGTTGAAAGTGCATGGAGTTCTGTTGACCTATATGATGTGGTCGTAGTTATATTTGATGTTCATAGACACCTTAGCAG GCCAGATGCAAGAGTGATTACATTGATTAAACGTATGGGCTCACTAGTGAACCCAAAACAGAAGCGAGTGCTATGTATGAATAAGGTGGATTTGGTTGAGAAGAAGAGAGACTTGTTGAAGGTGGCTGAGCAATTCAAAGATCTACCTGGATATGAAAG GTACTTCATGATCTCTGGGTTGAAAGGTTCTGGAGTAAAAGATCTAACTCAATATCTGATGGAGCAG GCCGTTAAAAGACCTTGGGATGAAGATCCCTTTACAATGAGTGAAGAAGTTATGAAAACCATATCTTTGGAAACCGTGCGCGAAAAGTTGCTGGACCATATACACCAG GAAATCCCATATGACATAGAACATCGCTTGGTTGATTGGAAGGAGTTACGAGATGGTTCTCTTAGAGTCGAGCAACACTTGATCACTCAAAAGATGGGCCAGCGCAAGATTCTTGTTGGGAAGAATGGCTCTAAAATAGG GAGGATAGGCATTGAAGCGAATGAAGAGCTAAGATCCATATTTAAGAGGAATGTTCATCTCATTCTTCAGGTTAGATTAAAATGA